One region of Oceanipulchritudo coccoides genomic DNA includes:
- the ctaD gene encoding cytochrome c oxidase subunit I, with amino-acid sequence MSTTASPEHAEATAHNGVWSRPYKKTGIVGFLTTVDHKKIGIAYAIGALFFLLLGGVEALIIRLQLMVPENDLVDARTYNQLFTMHGTTMVFLAVMPLSAAFFNYIMPLQIGARDVAFPRLNALGLWAFLLGGIIVNMSWFFQGGAPAIGWFGYAPLTSRQFSPDLGTDFWIIGLQILGIASLAGSFNFITTIVNMRAPGLSMMRLPLFTWMTLVTSFLIILAFPAITIALVELMFDRHFGTHFFEVAGGGKPILWQHLFWIFGHPEVYILILPAMGIISEVLPVFARKPLFGYPLVVFSGAVIGFLGFAVWSHHMFTTGLGIVATSAFAFLTMLISIPTGVKIFNWIGTLWGGRIRFTTPMLFALGFIWMFMMGGFTGIMHSSPPVDAQQQDSYFVIAHFHYVLIGGSIFALICGIYYWFPKVTGKLMNEALGKVIFYTIFIGFNIAFFPMHILGMTGMPRRTHTYKAEMGWADGNFWSTIGALILGFGIAAFVLQVIWSCFKGEKAGNDPWDSRTLEWETDSPPKEYNFAYNPVIKSRDQAWENKYGKPEKRMDKVAPGPHGIHMPDQSWWPLVVGLGLFVAGLGMVFHKQPLETMLPFLSAEVDFSLFHLTVPGLLITFAGIFGWALEGPGGYHLHPDPAELEGAIEPEGQQAHH; translated from the coding sequence ATGTCCACGACAGCCAGCCCCGAACACGCTGAAGCCACCGCCCACAATGGCGTTTGGTCGCGTCCCTACAAGAAGACCGGAATTGTCGGCTTCCTGACCACCGTCGATCACAAGAAGATCGGAATTGCCTACGCCATCGGCGCGCTCTTCTTCCTTCTCCTTGGCGGTGTTGAAGCCCTGATCATCCGCCTGCAGCTGATGGTTCCGGAAAACGACCTTGTCGATGCCCGAACCTACAATCAGCTCTTCACAATGCACGGTACCACAATGGTGTTCCTCGCTGTGATGCCCCTCAGTGCCGCATTTTTCAACTACATCATGCCACTGCAGATTGGGGCGCGCGACGTGGCCTTTCCGCGCCTGAATGCGCTTGGCCTGTGGGCCTTCCTGCTGGGGGGAATCATTGTCAATATGAGCTGGTTTTTCCAGGGCGGCGCACCGGCCATTGGATGGTTCGGGTATGCTCCACTGACATCCCGACAGTTCAGTCCGGATCTTGGTACGGATTTCTGGATCATCGGTTTGCAGATACTGGGTATCGCCTCCCTTGCGGGTTCATTCAATTTCATCACGACTATTGTCAACATGCGCGCCCCGGGCCTGAGCATGATGCGCCTGCCGCTCTTTACGTGGATGACCCTGGTGACCTCCTTCCTCATCATTCTGGCCTTTCCTGCGATCACCATCGCCTTGGTTGAGCTGATGTTTGACCGTCATTTCGGAACACATTTCTTCGAGGTGGCCGGTGGTGGTAAGCCAATCCTCTGGCAGCACCTTTTCTGGATCTTCGGACACCCCGAAGTGTATATTCTCATCCTTCCGGCGATGGGAATTATTTCCGAGGTGCTTCCTGTTTTCGCCCGCAAGCCGCTCTTTGGCTACCCGCTGGTTGTCTTCTCTGGTGCGGTGATCGGATTCCTTGGCTTCGCCGTGTGGAGTCACCACATGTTCACGACCGGACTTGGTATTGTCGCAACCTCGGCCTTCGCCTTCCTGACCATGCTCATCTCGATCCCGACCGGTGTGAAGATCTTCAACTGGATTGGTACTCTCTGGGGCGGGCGTATCCGCTTCACCACACCGATGCTCTTTGCCCTCGGCTTTATCTGGATGTTCATGATGGGCGGCTTCACCGGTATCATGCACAGTTCTCCTCCAGTCGACGCGCAGCAGCAGGACTCCTACTTTGTCATTGCACACTTTCACTATGTGCTCATCGGCGGTTCCATCTTTGCCTTGATCTGTGGGATCTATTACTGGTTCCCGAAGGTTACCGGTAAGCTCATGAACGAGGCTTTAGGGAAAGTCATTTTCTATACCATCTTCATTGGTTTCAATATTGCCTTCTTCCCAATGCACATCCTCGGGATGACCGGGATGCCCCGCCGGACGCACACTTACAAGGCTGAGATGGGCTGGGCCGACGGCAATTTCTGGTCGACAATCGGCGCCTTGATTCTGGGCTTTGGGATTGCCGCGTTTGTCCTACAAGTCATCTGGAGCTGTTTCAAGGGCGAGAAAGCCGGCAATGATCCGTGGGATTCACGCACCCTGGAATGGGAGACCGACAGCCCGCCGAAAGAATACAACTTTGCCTACAATCCGGTCATCAAGTCACGCGACCAGGCATGGGAAAACAAGTACGGCAAACCCGAGAAGCGCATGGACAAGGTTGCTCCGGGACCGCACGGAATTCATATGCCCGACCAGTCATGGTGGCCGCTTGTCGTGGGACTTGGCCTTTTTGTTGCCGGTCTCGGGATGGTCTTCCACAAGCAACCGCTTGAAACGATGTTGCCCTTCCTGTCAGCGGAAGTGGATTTCTCACTCTTCCACCTCACCGTTCCCGGATTGCTGATTACCTTTGCCGGAATCTTCGGCTGGGCCCTCGAGGGACCTGGCGGATATCATCTGCATCCCGATCCAGCCGAGCTGGAAGGTGCTATCGAGCCGGAAGGCCAGCAGGCACATCACTAG
- the coxB gene encoding cytochrome c oxidase subunit II, whose product MKWLGYIWIGILLIVTAISIPQCLYTGEEGSFFNMTGQQSALDPMGPIAQNQANIFYITLWVTLFLFITVGGALAFAIWKFRVRKGDDPNYIPPQSHGHPLIEVGLVVASAALLVVIAIPTFGGIILKKKIPAEFEADAIDVTVTGYQWWWGFEYPEEGIHTANELVFPAGRAVRLSLRANDVIHSFWLPKLAGKTDLMPGQQNMMWIKADEPGYFWGQCAEYCGDSHAYMLFRARALSEEDWEAWLASQKRKTVVGGADYTPVAITESAEDLDTELIKHGTELFVENCVRCHSVDSMIQTSGPNLAHFGSRSSIAAGWLENNAENLAHWILNPDQVKPGNFMWAGFPDPNDPKAVQMEGLKDANLTKSDVDALVAYLYTLK is encoded by the coding sequence ATGAAGTGGTTAGGATACATCTGGATCGGAATTCTTCTGATCGTCACTGCAATTTCAATTCCCCAATGCCTGTACACGGGCGAGGAGGGCTCTTTCTTCAACATGACCGGGCAGCAGTCAGCGCTCGATCCCATGGGGCCGATTGCGCAAAATCAGGCGAATATTTTCTACATCACGCTCTGGGTGACGCTGTTCCTCTTTATCACGGTGGGCGGGGCGCTGGCCTTTGCCATCTGGAAGTTCCGCGTCCGGAAAGGGGACGATCCGAATTACATTCCCCCGCAATCCCATGGCCATCCGCTCATTGAAGTCGGCCTGGTTGTCGCCTCAGCGGCTCTCCTGGTGGTCATTGCAATCCCGACCTTTGGGGGAATTATCCTGAAGAAGAAAATCCCAGCTGAGTTTGAGGCCGACGCCATTGATGTTACCGTGACCGGTTACCAATGGTGGTGGGGCTTTGAGTATCCTGAAGAGGGAATTCATACGGCAAATGAGCTGGTCTTTCCCGCCGGGCGCGCTGTCCGGCTGAGTCTGCGGGCAAATGATGTCATCCACAGTTTCTGGTTGCCCAAGCTGGCCGGTAAGACGGACCTCATGCCCGGGCAGCAGAACATGATGTGGATCAAGGCCGACGAACCCGGCTACTTTTGGGGGCAGTGTGCCGAGTACTGCGGCGATTCACACGCCTACATGCTCTTCCGTGCCCGTGCCCTCAGTGAAGAGGATTGGGAGGCATGGCTTGCCAGCCAGAAGAGAAAGACCGTTGTCGGCGGGGCTGACTACACGCCGGTCGCCATTACCGAAAGTGCTGAAGATTTGGATACAGAGCTCATCAAGCATGGCACTGAACTCTTTGTCGAGAACTGCGTCCGCTGCCACAGTGTAGATTCAATGATCCAGACCAGTGGTCCCAACCTGGCGCATTTCGGCAGCCGCAGCTCCATCGCTGCCGGATGGCTCGAGAACAATGCCGAAAACCTTGCCCACTGGATTCTCAATCCGGATCAGGTCAAGCCCGGCAATTTCATGTGGGCCGGATTCCCTGACCCCAATGATCCCAAGGCCGTCCAGATGGAAGGCCTCAAGGATGCCAACCTGACCAAGAGCGACGTTGATGCCCTTGTCGCTTATCTTTACACCCTCAAGTAA
- the cyoE gene encoding heme o synthase, producing the protein MANLTQTNSIKALSTDRTEAHFSDWWELTKPRLSLMSVATAVLGYFAAGPALDLSLFFSLCLGTTLAAFGCGVLNQWWERDVDAKMERTADRAIAAGRISPTAGFIYGIALALTGVVLLAYKVNITAALLTAATVVLYILAYTPLKRVTPWATEIGAIPGALPPLIGWVAAGAGFSSMGWILFAILFAWQLPHFMAISWMCRRDYEEGGFKMLSVSDATGRQVAIKALAWTIVLCLISLAPLREPQFGWLLLVVSLVLGYAHLKPAIQFVRDPGNVAHARKLFIATLLYLPAYLGALVVDRFFI; encoded by the coding sequence ATGGCTAATCTCACTCAAACAAACTCCATCAAGGCCCTTTCCACCGACCGGACAGAAGCGCACTTCAGCGACTGGTGGGAACTGACCAAGCCCCGGCTCAGCCTCATGTCGGTGGCCACGGCCGTTCTTGGCTATTTTGCCGCCGGGCCAGCTCTCGACCTGAGCCTCTTCTTCAGCCTTTGTCTGGGGACAACGCTTGCCGCCTTCGGGTGCGGTGTCCTTAACCAGTGGTGGGAACGCGATGTGGATGCAAAAATGGAACGCACAGCCGATCGCGCCATTGCCGCCGGGCGCATTTCGCCGACGGCGGGGTTCATCTACGGTATTGCTCTCGCCCTTACCGGCGTCGTCCTGCTCGCCTACAAGGTGAACATAACAGCCGCACTGCTGACAGCTGCCACCGTGGTCCTCTATATTCTCGCCTACACACCGCTCAAGCGCGTGACGCCTTGGGCGACCGAGATTGGTGCGATTCCGGGAGCCCTTCCGCCGTTGATCGGGTGGGTTGCTGCCGGTGCCGGATTCAGCTCGATGGGCTGGATACTCTTTGCCATTCTTTTTGCCTGGCAGCTCCCGCATTTCATGGCCATCTCGTGGATGTGTCGCCGCGACTACGAGGAAGGCGGTTTTAAAATGCTTTCCGTCTCTGACGCGACCGGCCGGCAAGTGGCCATCAAGGCACTTGCATGGACAATTGTCCTCTGCCTGATCAGCCTTGCCCCGCTGCGTGAACCACAGTTTGGATGGCTACTTCTTGTCGTGTCATTAGTTCTTGGATACGCTCACCTGAAACCAGCCATCCAGTTTGTCCGCGACCCCGGCAACGTGGCCCACGCCCGCAAACTTTTTATCGCAACCTTGCTCTACCTGCCTGCCTACCTTGGGGCCCTCGTGGTGGACCGGTTCTTCATCTAA
- a CDS encoding COX15/CtaA family protein, which yields MAETHLNSTTSAHKRWLAGYCFLTLVVTLLLLYAGGFTTTIGAGMVFPDWPLSNGSLNPPGWTTDQSMMAEHGHRLLGATVGILCIILCVWMWRVEERRWLRLLSYGALGLVIFQGLLGGARVLLVNIDLAKLHGVTAQVFLCTLTAVAVGSSAWWRRLQLPDGEDARRVWIFFRRMGLGICLLTMVQLVLGAIMRHRGAGLSIPYFPHSSPDGSFLPLSWNWATQLNFAHRSVAVVIFILLTAWVVALIRSNLVSASIKKFALAAFVLINVQIALGAGIIWTARAPIETTLHVLNGAIFLSIAWAITFSFFKPALERPV from the coding sequence ATGGCAGAGACACATCTGAACTCGACAACAAGCGCTCACAAGCGCTGGCTTGCGGGGTATTGTTTCCTGACCTTGGTGGTCACCCTCCTTCTTCTCTATGCGGGTGGTTTTACCACGACAATCGGTGCCGGAATGGTTTTTCCAGACTGGCCACTGTCGAATGGTTCCCTGAACCCGCCCGGATGGACGACCGACCAGTCCATGATGGCCGAGCACGGGCACCGCCTCCTTGGCGCAACCGTGGGAATTTTATGTATCATCCTCTGCGTCTGGATGTGGCGGGTGGAGGAGCGGCGCTGGTTGCGGCTCCTGAGCTATGGTGCCCTCGGGCTCGTCATTTTCCAGGGACTTCTCGGCGGCGCACGTGTGTTGCTCGTGAATATCGATTTGGCCAAATTGCACGGCGTGACCGCACAGGTCTTTCTCTGCACACTGACCGCGGTGGCTGTTGGAAGCTCTGCCTGGTGGCGTCGACTCCAGCTTCCGGATGGTGAAGATGCCCGGCGCGTGTGGATCTTTTTCCGCCGTATGGGACTTGGAATCTGCCTCCTCACAATGGTCCAGCTTGTTCTCGGAGCGATCATGCGCCACCGCGGCGCAGGCCTCTCAATCCCATATTTTCCGCACAGCTCACCGGACGGCAGCTTTTTGCCTCTCTCATGGAATTGGGCTACCCAGCTCAACTTTGCCCACCGGTCAGTGGCCGTGGTAATCTTCATCCTGCTCACCGCATGGGTCGTGGCACTCATCCGGAGTAACCTCGTCAGCGCCTCAATCAAGAAATTCGCCCTTGCCGCCTTCGTGCTCATCAACGTGCAAATTGCCCTTGGGGCAGGCATCATCTGGACTGCCCGTGCCCCGATTGAGACAACCCTGCATGTGCTAAATGGGGCCATTTTCCTCAGCATTGCCTGGGCAATCACCTTCAGCTTTTTCAAACCCGCTCTCGAAAGACCCGTTTAA
- a CDS encoding SCO family protein — MNKSSFVILAILLSALNGLGAPVEGVIASIDREGMEVQFQTGGADGGVQPVQVGRGDAKILNAGDLVRGDLVRMGHGYRLQTIWPADPVTRGTISRLGDQLRKDTRQRGSKAFRGVGEYMPKFALYDTDGSLFLSESLKGNYVIMNFIFTRCASPTMCPAATARMVELQGMVKEAGIEDFRQVSVTLDPEYDTPGIFTAYAMDKGIDTSTFHLLGGPERIVEDLKIQMGVLAEPDEEEIVRHTMSTALMDPTGKIIYRIPGSMWSPKAFLDQIKKDKGK, encoded by the coding sequence ATGAACAAATCCTCATTTGTAATCCTCGCCATCCTGCTGAGCGCCCTCAATGGCCTGGGCGCCCCTGTGGAGGGGGTAATCGCATCAATCGACCGTGAAGGGATGGAAGTGCAATTCCAGACAGGCGGAGCGGATGGCGGCGTGCAACCGGTCCAGGTCGGGCGCGGCGACGCAAAAATCCTGAATGCGGGAGATCTGGTCCGGGGTGACTTGGTCCGGATGGGACATGGCTACCGTCTGCAGACCATCTGGCCAGCCGACCCGGTGACCCGCGGGACCATCTCGCGCCTGGGGGACCAACTGCGAAAGGACACCCGACAGCGCGGCTCGAAGGCCTTTCGGGGCGTCGGGGAATACATGCCTAAGTTTGCCCTCTATGATACGGACGGAAGCCTTTTCCTGAGCGAGTCACTTAAAGGAAATTACGTGATCATGAATTTCATCTTCACGCGCTGCGCGAGCCCGACCATGTGCCCCGCCGCGACAGCCCGCATGGTCGAGCTGCAGGGAATGGTGAAGGAGGCCGGCATTGAGGACTTTCGCCAGGTTTCCGTGACCCTTGACCCGGAGTACGACACGCCCGGTATCTTCACGGCCTACGCTATGGACAAGGGGATTGACACCTCGACATTCCATTTGCTGGGCGGGCCCGAGAGGATTGTCGAGGACCTGAAGATTCAGATGGGTGTACTCGCTGAGCCGGATGAAGAGGAAATTGTCCGCCACACGATGTCGACCGCGCTCATGGACCCGACCGGCAAGATCATTTACCGGATTCCCGGAAGTATGTGGAGCCCGAAGGCCTTCCTGGACCAGATCAAGAAGGACAAGGGGAAGTAA
- a CDS encoding DUF420 domain-containing protein, translating to MKRAIAGILILSAAAIGFLFWIIYGVEAGNDSSQWAFLPATNALFNAISASAVITGLIFISKGNKRAHGISMGTALLASALFLVGYIIHHTVHGDTMFLTQGWLRPTYFFILITHIILSIVVLPLVLTTVFFAATRRWPAHRRIAKWTYPVWLYVSVTGVLVFVFLRHLNG from the coding sequence ATGAAAAGAGCCATCGCAGGTATCCTGATTCTTAGTGCGGCCGCAATCGGCTTTCTATTCTGGATCATCTATGGTGTGGAAGCAGGCAATGACTCCAGCCAATGGGCCTTCCTTCCCGCTACCAATGCGCTTTTCAACGCAATCAGCGCGTCAGCGGTCATCACAGGACTCATTTTCATCAGCAAGGGAAACAAGCGGGCCCACGGCATCAGCATGGGCACCGCACTTCTTGCCTCGGCACTGTTCCTCGTGGGCTATATCATCCATCACACGGTACACGGTGATACCATGTTTCTCACGCAAGGCTGGTTGCGACCAACCTACTTCTTCATTCTGATCACACACATCATTCTCTCCATCGTGGTCCTCCCACTCGTTCTCACGACGGTCTTTTTTGCCGCCACTCGTCGGTGGCCAGCCCACCGCCGCATCGCCAAATGGACTTATCCTGTCTGGCTCTATGTTTCCGTGACCGGGGTGCTCGTCTTTGTATTTCTCCGGCACTTGAACGGGTAA